The following are encoded together in the Chthonomonadales bacterium genome:
- a CDS encoding ParA family protein translates to MITVSVVNQKGGVAKTTTCANLGACLAARGYRVLLVDLDPQANLTLGMGAGTADLPHGLPDVLLDWESCPLSPVLRRVGETTLYVAPGGMELARAEAMLLPLGGSAYRLRHALEDLAAVRPFDWVLIDCPPSLGRLTQNAIVASTHLLIPTEPKFYAFQGMDTLNRMIVDLTKDLRFGVELLGVLLTMYEKGTRLHRGIAEEIRTRFGRRVFDTVIYRTVRLSEAEVEGKPIIAFDRRSRGAQNYEALTDEVIARVGQPAK, encoded by the coding sequence ATGATCACCGTGTCCGTCGTCAACCAGAAGGGCGGGGTCGCGAAAACGACCACGTGCGCCAACCTGGGCGCCTGCCTGGCCGCCCGCGGCTATCGGGTGCTGCTCGTGGACCTGGACCCGCAGGCCAACCTGACCCTGGGGATGGGAGCGGGCACCGCGGATCTGCCGCACGGTCTGCCCGACGTGCTGCTGGATTGGGAGAGTTGCCCTCTGTCGCCCGTGCTGCGGCGCGTGGGCGAGACGACGCTCTACGTGGCTCCGGGCGGCATGGAGCTGGCGCGCGCGGAGGCGATGCTGCTGCCGCTGGGCGGATCGGCCTATCGGTTGCGCCACGCTCTGGAAGACCTGGCCGCCGTGCGCCCCTTCGACTGGGTGCTGATCGACTGTCCCCCCTCGCTCGGACGGCTGACGCAGAACGCCATCGTGGCCAGCACGCACCTGCTGATCCCGACCGAGCCCAAGTTCTACGCCTTTCAGGGGATGGACACGCTCAACCGCATGATCGTCGACCTGACGAAAGATCTGCGCTTCGGCGTGGAGTTGCTCGGGGTGCTGCTGACGATGTACGAGAAGGGCACGCGGCTGCACCGTGGCATCGCCGAGGAGATCCGCACTCGCTTCGGCCGCCGCGTCTTCGACACCGTGATCTACCGGACGGTGCGGCTGTCGGAGGCGGAGGTGGAGGGCAAGCCGATCATCGCCTTCGACCGTCGCTCGCGGGGTGCGCAGAACTACGAGGCGCTGACGGACGAGGTGATCGCGAGGGTGGGGCAGCCAGCAAAATAG
- a CDS encoding DUF3467 domain-containing protein: MELEEMVRIPEYYTDSVNFMTNLYGFTLDFAVMDAQEQPPRSQVRVRMSPQHAKIMSLLLRKNVQEYERRIGTIILPEQLYRDLGITDDMADE, from the coding sequence GTGGAACTCGAGGAGATGGTGCGCATTCCGGAGTACTACACGGACTCCGTGAACTTCATGACGAACCTGTACGGCTTCACGCTGGATTTCGCGGTGATGGACGCTCAGGAGCAGCCGCCGCGCTCGCAGGTGCGCGTTCGCATGAGCCCACAGCACGCCAAGATCATGAGCCTGCTGCTGCGCAAGAACGTGCAGGAGTACGAGCGGCGCATCGGCACGATCATCCTGCCCGAGCAGCTCTACCGTGATCTGGGGATCACGGACGACATGGCCGACGAGTAG
- a CDS encoding adenine nucleotide alpha hydrolase encodes MTARTPSAVTWPTASRPCWSWRCPSASCSSRTSWSTSTACTAPSAIWALRSTPRRARRSGVAWSTAERCTSASPGGGRFCTAWEPGCTRAPRDRHEPARLTEGADRPRSARGVLLAGAATGRPEEESVEGERRILLSWSSGKDSAWALYRLRDSGPGAVVGLLTTFNEAFDRVAMHAVRRALVQAQADATGLPLLAVPLPWPCSNEQYEEAMRAALAEARERLRVTHVAFGDLFLEDVRRYREERMAPTGIEPLFPLWGLPTRQLSRDMVAGGLRAHVTCVDPRRLDPAFVGRAYDAAFLGDLPPDVDPCAEQGEFHTFVWDGPMFAGPIAVVPGEVVERDGFVFADLLPGP; translated from the coding sequence ATGACGGCCCGGACACCGTCCGCCGTGACATGGCCGACTGCGTCGAGGCCATGCTGGAGCTGGAGGTGCCCTTCCGCTTCCTGCTCTTCCCGCACTTCCTGGAGCACTTCGACCGCGTGCACTGCGCCTTCCGCGATCTGGGCCTTGAGGTCGACCCCGAGGAGGGCGAGGCGATCTGGCGTCGCCTGGTCGACCGCCGAAAGGTGCACATCGGCGAGCCCCGGCGGCGGGCGCTTCTGCACGGCCTGGGAGCCTGGCTGCACGCGCGCGCCTCGCGATCGCCATGAGCCCGCCAGGCTCACCGAAGGCGCGGATCGGCCGCGCTCGGCACGGGGCGTCCTGTTAGCGGGGGCGGCAACCGGCCGCCCCGAGGAGGAGAGCGTGGAAGGGGAGCGGCGAATCCTGCTCTCGTGGAGCAGCGGCAAGGACTCGGCATGGGCGCTGTACCGGCTGCGCGACTCCGGGCCGGGCGCGGTCGTGGGCCTGCTCACCACGTTCAACGAGGCGTTCGATCGCGTCGCCATGCACGCGGTGCGCCGCGCCCTGGTCCAGGCGCAGGCCGACGCCACCGGCCTGCCGCTTCTGGCAGTTCCCCTGCCGTGGCCCTGCTCCAACGAGCAGTACGAGGAGGCCATGCGCGCCGCCCTCGCGGAGGCCCGCGAGCGCCTGCGCGTCACGCACGTCGCCTTCGGCGACCTCTTCCTCGAGGACGTGCGCCGCTACCGCGAGGAGCGCATGGCCCCAACCGGCATCGAGCCACTCTTCCCGCTCTGGGGCCTGCCCACCCGCCAGCTCTCCCGCGACATGGTGGCCGGCGGCCTACGTGCCCACGTCACCTGCGTTGATCCGCGCCGCCTCGACCCCGCCTTCGTCGGCCGCGCCTACGACGCCGCCTTCCTCGGCGACCTCCCGCCGGATGTCGACCCCTGCGCCGAGCAGGGCGAGTTCCACACCTTCGTGTGGGACGGCCCGATGTTCGCTGGCCCCATCGCCGTCGTGCCCGGCGAGGTGGTCGAGCGGGACGGCTTCGTCTTCGCCGATCTTCTCCCCGGCCCGTAG
- a CDS encoding PAS domain S-box protein: MSEPQTGDHPATDMADLRRRLAETEAILDAIREGARDAMSFRPLGERAHALHGAEQPYRALIEQMQQGAATISAEGLILYANRRLAETLRAPHERLLASSIRPYVPSTAADLFQSVLEEGCLAPAEAEMRLRALDGTLVPVYIAISPLDGSGGEQACLVVTDLTQQKRGEEILAQERLARSILENAAEAIVVCDAGGRIVRASAAATRLCGHNPLFQPLADAFPLVLTRAVRENEEPGAEAPGPVVVAAALRGETLTGVEGRFVRRDGRTVDVLITAGPLRSQEEGVLGCVVTLADITAYKRAEVALLRNKEHIEALNERLRRTMYETHHRVKNNLQVIAALLDLHVLSGAEMVRMDELRRIGHHIRSLAAIHDILTHQSRERKGVEVLHAREAIDKLRPLLQGIVGDADVRFHVDDLRLPVRQATALAVLVNELLSNAAKHGRGQIALSLTVCGPAARLEVTDSGPGFPPEFDPRRRGSTGFELIDSLSSWDLGGSFAVENRPEGGARVVVSFPVSEGDGEDAAPPA; this comes from the coding sequence ATGAGCGAACCGCAGACCGGCGATCACCCCGCCACCGACATGGCCGACCTCCGCCGCCGCCTGGCGGAGACGGAGGCCATCCTCGACGCCATTCGCGAGGGCGCCCGCGACGCTATGTCCTTCCGCCCCCTCGGCGAGCGCGCCCACGCGCTCCACGGCGCCGAGCAGCCCTACCGCGCCCTCATCGAGCAGATGCAGCAGGGCGCGGCCACCATCTCCGCCGAGGGCCTGATCCTCTACGCGAACCGCCGACTCGCGGAGACCCTGCGCGCTCCCCACGAGCGCCTCCTCGCCTCCTCCATCCGGCCCTACGTCCCTTCCACCGCCGCCGACCTCTTCCAGTCGGTGCTCGAGGAGGGATGCCTGGCCCCCGCCGAGGCCGAGATGCGCCTGCGCGCGCTCGACGGCACGCTCGTGCCCGTCTACATCGCCATCAGCCCGCTGGACGGGTCCGGCGGTGAGCAGGCTTGCCTGGTCGTCACCGACCTCACCCAGCAGAAGCGCGGCGAGGAGATCCTGGCGCAGGAGCGACTCGCTCGCTCCATCCTCGAGAACGCCGCCGAGGCGATCGTGGTCTGCGACGCCGGGGGGCGCATCGTGCGCGCGAGCGCCGCGGCCACGCGCCTCTGCGGCCACAACCCCCTCTTCCAGCCGCTCGCCGACGCCTTTCCCCTCGTCCTCACGCGCGCCGTCCGCGAGAACGAGGAGCCCGGCGCCGAGGCCCCCGGCCCGGTCGTCGTGGCCGCCGCCCTGCGCGGCGAGACGCTCACCGGCGTCGAGGGCCGCTTCGTTCGACGGGATGGCCGCACCGTCGACGTCCTGATCACCGCTGGACCACTCCGCAGCCAGGAGGAGGGCGTGCTCGGATGCGTCGTTACCCTGGCCGACATCACCGCCTACAAGCGCGCCGAGGTAGCCCTGCTCCGCAACAAGGAGCACATCGAGGCCCTCAACGAGCGCCTGCGCCGCACCATGTACGAGACGCACCACCGCGTCAAGAACAACCTTCAGGTGATCGCCGCCCTCCTGGACCTGCATGTGCTCTCTGGCGCCGAGATGGTTCGGATGGACGAGTTGCGCCGCATCGGTCACCACATCCGCTCGCTCGCCGCCATCCACGACATCCTCACCCACCAGTCCAGGGAGCGAAAGGGCGTCGAGGTGCTGCACGCCCGCGAGGCCATCGACAAGCTCCGCCCGCTCCTGCAGGGCATCGTCGGCGACGCCGACGTGCGCTTCCACGTCGACGACCTGCGCCTGCCGGTCCGCCAGGCCACGGCGCTCGCCGTGCTCGTCAACGAGCTCCTCTCCAACGCCGCCAAGCACGGCCGCGGCCAGATCGCTCTCTCGCTAACCGTCTGCGGCCCCGCCGCCCGCCTGGAGGTCACCGACTCCGGTCCTGGCTTTCCGCCCGAGTTTGACCCGCGAAGGCGCGGCTCCACGGGCTTCGAGTTGATCGATAGCCTCAGCAGTTGGGACCTGGGCGGCTCGTTCGCCGTCGAGAACCGCCCCGAGGGCGGCGCCCGCGTCGTCGTCTCCTTCCCCGTCAGCGAGGGCGACGGAGAAGACGCGGCCCCTCCGGCCTGA
- a CDS encoding alpha-keto acid decarboxylase family protein — MPATIGRYLVAQLERLGIGHVFGVPGDFVLRFMHNLARGPLTLVTTCDEQGAGFAADAYARLRGAGAVCVTYGVGGLKIANPVAEAYAERSPVVVISGAPGVGERGHRRLIHHTVRDFETQHHVFRELTCASAVLDNPDTALDEVDRVLAELARQKRPVYLELPRDMVEVKAGRAHARAVVPPASDPETLEIALAESATRIREARQPVIVAGEEVHRFGMQDGIVALARATGIPVATTILGKSTVSEDDPLFLGVYQGRVGRDEVRAYVEGSDCIVLLGVMMTDINLGLYTARLERARCVQAVSGRIAVGHHVYEEVLFEDFLRGLCAADLGPARQMPVPLRPPVDTAPRGAEPITIARLCEMLEAFVLPGVILIADTGDAMFGAANVRVHGSAGFLSPAYYASLGFGMPAAIGAACAEPGRRPIVLIGDGAFQMTGMEISTAARLGLDPIVVVLNNGGYTTERYILDGPYNNILPWEFWRIPDLLGSGVGHLVRTELEFADAMCRATAEPGTLHILDVRLDRMDASPTLRRIAAGLARHQQGRSPSARA, encoded by the coding sequence ATGCCGGCCACCATCGGCCGCTATCTGGTGGCGCAGTTGGAGCGGTTGGGGATCGGGCACGTGTTCGGCGTCCCCGGCGACTTCGTGCTGCGCTTCATGCACAACCTCGCCCGAGGTCCCCTCACCCTCGTGACCACCTGCGACGAGCAGGGCGCCGGTTTCGCCGCGGACGCCTACGCCCGGCTCCGCGGCGCCGGGGCCGTCTGCGTCACCTACGGAGTGGGCGGTCTGAAGATCGCCAATCCCGTCGCCGAAGCCTACGCCGAGCGCTCACCGGTCGTGGTCATTAGCGGCGCCCCCGGCGTCGGAGAGCGCGGCCACCGCCGGCTGATCCATCACACGGTCCGCGACTTCGAGACCCAGCACCACGTGTTCCGCGAGCTCACCTGCGCCTCCGCCGTGCTCGACAACCCGGACACCGCGCTCGACGAGGTCGACCGCGTCCTGGCCGAGCTCGCCCGCCAGAAGCGGCCCGTCTACCTGGAGTTGCCGCGCGACATGGTCGAGGTGAAGGCAGGCCGCGCCCACGCCCGCGCCGTCGTGCCGCCCGCCAGCGACCCCGAGACGCTCGAGATCGCGCTCGCCGAGTCGGCCACGCGCATCCGCGAGGCCCGGCAGCCGGTCATCGTGGCCGGCGAGGAGGTCCACCGGTTCGGAATGCAGGACGGAATCGTCGCGCTCGCGCGCGCCACCGGCATCCCCGTCGCCACCACCATCCTGGGCAAGTCCACGGTCTCAGAGGACGACCCGCTGTTCCTGGGAGTCTATCAGGGCCGTGTCGGCCGTGACGAGGTACGCGCCTACGTCGAGGGGAGCGACTGCATCGTGCTTCTCGGCGTGATGATGACCGATATTAACCTGGGCCTCTACACGGCCAGGCTCGAGCGCGCCCGGTGCGTGCAGGCCGTCAGCGGGCGCATCGCTGTCGGCCACCATGTCTACGAGGAGGTGCTCTTCGAGGACTTCCTCCGCGGCCTGTGCGCCGCCGACCTGGGACCGGCTCGCCAGATGCCGGTGCCCCTGCGCCCGCCGGTCGACACGGCGCCCCGCGGGGCCGAGCCCATCACCATCGCGCGCCTCTGCGAGATGCTGGAGGCGTTCGTGCTGCCGGGCGTCATCCTCATCGCCGACACCGGCGACGCCATGTTCGGCGCGGCCAACGTTCGCGTGCACGGGAGCGCCGGATTCCTCTCCCCGGCCTACTACGCCTCGCTGGGATTCGGCATGCCCGCCGCCATCGGGGCCGCCTGCGCCGAGCCCGGCAGGCGGCCCATCGTCCTGATCGGCGACGGCGCGTTCCAGATGACCGGAATGGAGATCTCCACAGCCGCGCGCCTCGGCCTGGACCCCATCGTCGTGGTGCTCAACAATGGCGGCTACACCACGGAGCGCTACATCCTCGACGGCCCCTACAACAACATCCTGCCCTGGGAGTTCTGGCGCATCCCGGACCTGCTCGGCTCCGGCGTCGGCCACCTGGTTCGCACCGAGTTGGAGTTCGCCGACGCCATGTGCCGCGCCACGGCCGAGCCAGGCACGCTGCACATCCTGGACGTGCGCCTCGACCGTATGGACGCCTCGCCGACCCTGCGGCGCATCGCCGCCGGGCTCGCGCGGCACCAGCAGGGCCGATCCCCTTCCGCCCGCGCCTGA
- a CDS encoding glycoside hydrolase family 99-like domain-containing protein, protein MRALLALLCLFLALPASADRTLLEWRFDRPDALRDWRPNGEIREISVTGGALQFRCEGSDPILDYARPFAVEASPWQAIEVRMKADRPGMVEIFWSGTTEGPDGGLSQDKVARISALGDAQWHTYRVLPFWQKERRIVRLRFDPYDGARFALASLRVVEAERGSQPMPNGARVRRVGALTRLTCERPGGFALLPVPPADAAKQTVVSLRAATRTARRIALVYASTESYGQHELGVTLVPDGTMRRYNLEMLSAPGWTGRIVAVGIRPGQRAGESVDLAEIRVAARALGPPELRPIWFGIEEALPRAGLPVTVSARATNAGGETARAVRAALSLPAGARVLSAPPADGAGLRFAQDGVWKWRVVFGKPGAVRLGLRLSAANAAAVSSAAAERVTARVAVAARGAMPPPQPVGGKVDVGVYYFPGWRTAANWAPIMRFPERRPVLGWYREGEPSIADWHVKWALEHGITFLAYDWYWSQGARSLEHALHDGLFRSRYGNLLKFCLLWANHNAPNTSSYDDLQAATRYWLDNYFRRSNYYTIDGKPVVIIFTPHRFRADMGSDEVRRAFDAMKEACRGAGLPGLYLIACVGGDTAEAHAAAREGYDAITAYNWPGLGVPGDSRWAPFDTLPEAYRRQWQALADASPLPMMLPVSGGWDSRPWHGEAALVRYGRNPASFRRHLAQAREFIERHPGKTLPVALIEAWNEFGEGSYIEPQKEFGFGYLDAIREVFTSAPPHHDDVTPADVGIAPPQVEMASLTQAAWSFGRGLQGWGAMMGTTDPHLAGGALTLRTTSADPALTSPPLQVPADAHRVLLVRMRLRAVSGEAFTDVGQLFWATPSAPISEAASVRFSVRGDGQWHDYRVALSANPRWRGIISGLRFDPCNRNRVEIDIARIELK, encoded by the coding sequence ATGCGCGCCCTCCTGGCCCTGCTCTGCCTCTTCCTCGCACTGCCCGCCTCCGCCGACCGCACCCTCCTGGAGTGGCGCTTCGACCGCCCCGACGCCCTGCGCGACTGGCGGCCCAACGGCGAGATCCGCGAGATCAGCGTGACCGGAGGAGCCCTCCAGTTTCGCTGCGAGGGAAGCGACCCGATCCTGGACTACGCGCGGCCATTCGCCGTCGAGGCGTCGCCGTGGCAGGCGATCGAGGTGCGCATGAAGGCCGACCGGCCCGGAATGGTGGAGATCTTCTGGAGCGGCACCACGGAGGGGCCAGACGGCGGCCTCTCCCAGGACAAGGTCGCCCGCATCTCGGCCCTGGGCGACGCACAGTGGCACACCTACCGCGTCCTGCCGTTCTGGCAGAAGGAGCGGCGCATCGTCCGACTCCGCTTCGACCCCTACGACGGAGCCCGTTTCGCGCTCGCCTCACTCCGCGTCGTCGAGGCGGAGCGCGGGAGCCAGCCGATGCCGAACGGCGCGCGCGTGCGGCGCGTCGGCGCCCTCACGCGCCTGACGTGCGAGCGGCCGGGCGGTTTCGCCCTGCTCCCGGTGCCGCCGGCCGACGCAGCGAAACAGACGGTCGTCTCCCTTCGGGCCGCCACGCGAACCGCCCGCCGCATCGCGCTCGTCTACGCCTCGACCGAGTCCTACGGGCAGCACGAGCTCGGCGTCACGCTGGTGCCGGACGGCACAATGCGTCGCTACAACCTGGAGATGCTCAGCGCGCCGGGGTGGACGGGCCGGATCGTGGCGGTCGGCATCCGCCCTGGGCAGCGGGCCGGCGAGTCGGTCGACCTCGCCGAGATCCGCGTGGCGGCGCGGGCGCTCGGCCCGCCGGAGCTCCGGCCGATCTGGTTCGGCATCGAGGAGGCGCTTCCGCGCGCCGGCCTGCCGGTGACGGTGAGCGCTCGCGCCACCAACGCCGGCGGCGAGACGGCGCGGGCCGTGCGCGCGGCGCTCTCACTGCCCGCCGGCGCGCGCGTGCTGAGCGCCCCGCCGGCCGACGGCGCCGGCCTTCGCTTCGCGCAGGACGGCGTCTGGAAGTGGCGCGTGGTGTTCGGCAAGCCCGGCGCCGTGCGACTGGGATTGCGCCTCTCCGCCGCGAACGCCGCCGCCGTCTCCAGCGCCGCCGCGGAGCGCGTCACCGCACGCGTCGCGGTCGCGGCGCGCGGAGCGATGCCGCCGCCCCAACCGGTGGGCGGCAAGGTCGATGTGGGCGTGTACTACTTCCCGGGATGGCGCACGGCGGCCAACTGGGCCCCGATCATGCGATTCCCGGAGCGGCGGCCCGTGCTCGGGTGGTACCGCGAGGGCGAACCGAGCATCGCGGACTGGCATGTGAAGTGGGCGCTTGAGCACGGCATCACGTTCCTCGCCTACGACTGGTACTGGTCCCAGGGCGCTCGATCGCTCGAGCACGCGCTGCACGACGGATTGTTCCGCTCGCGCTACGGGAACCTGCTGAAGTTCTGTCTGCTCTGGGCCAACCACAACGCGCCCAACACCTCCTCCTACGACGACCTTCAAGCCGCCACGCGCTACTGGCTCGACAACTACTTCCGCCGCTCCAACTACTACACGATCGATGGCAAGCCGGTCGTCATCATCTTCACTCCGCACAGGTTTCGCGCCGACATGGGCAGCGACGAGGTGCGTCGCGCGTTCGACGCGATGAAGGAGGCCTGCCGTGGGGCGGGCCTGCCCGGCCTCTATCTCATCGCCTGCGTGGGCGGCGACACGGCGGAGGCGCATGCCGCCGCGCGCGAAGGCTACGACGCCATCACGGCCTACAACTGGCCTGGCCTCGGCGTGCCGGGCGACTCGCGCTGGGCTCCCTTCGACACGCTGCCCGAGGCGTACCGACGTCAGTGGCAGGCGCTGGCCGATGCAAGCCCGCTCCCCATGATGCTGCCCGTGTCCGGCGGCTGGGACAGCCGGCCCTGGCACGGCGAGGCCGCCCTGGTGCGCTACGGTCGCAACCCCGCCAGCTTCCGCCGCCACCTGGCGCAGGCGCGCGAGTTCATCGAGCGGCACCCGGGCAAGACGCTGCCCGTGGCCCTCATCGAGGCGTGGAACGAGTTCGGGGAGGGCTCCTACATCGAGCCGCAGAAGGAGTTCGGCTTCGGCTACCTGGACGCCATTCGCGAGGTCTTCACCTCGGCGCCACCCCACCACGACGACGTGACGCCCGCCGACGTCGGCATCGCCCCACCGCAGGTGGAGATGGCCAGCCTCACGCAGGCCGCCTGGTCCTTCGGCCGCGGGCTCCAGGGCTGGGGCGCCATGATGGGGACCACCGACCCGCATCTCGCCGGCGGGGCGCTCACGCTTCGGACAACCAGCGCCGACCCGGCGCTGACGAGCCCGCCACTGCAGGTCCCGGCCGACGCCCACCGTGTGCTGCTCGTCCGTATGCGGCTTCGCGCTGTCTCCGGCGAGGCGTTCACCGATGTGGGGCAGCTCTTCTGGGCGACGCCCTCCGCCCCGATCAGCGAGGCGGCGAGCGTCCGCTTCAGCGTGCGCGGCGACGGCCAGTGGCACGACTACCGCGTCGCGCTCTCCGCCAACCCGCGCTGGCGCGGCATCATCTCCGGCCTGCGCTTCGACCCGTGCAATCGTAACCGCGTGGAGATCGACATCGCGCGCATCGAGCTGAAGTGA